In the genome of Hydractinia symbiolongicarpus strain clone_291-10 chromosome 5, HSymV2.1, whole genome shotgun sequence, one region contains:
- the LOC130645933 gene encoding tigger transposable element-derived protein 6-like translates to MAMSKQQLADKLAKKTLSLDDKIKFLDFAKKNPELGCRKLADIYKIGKTAAANILRDEKKIREQHEIFREKTKKRNRHGKYHKINEILFEWYKRCCASNIYPNGVMLKEEALEIKEKLQNSDFDNFSASDGWLDRWKTTYSVKERRIVGEAGDVSTETVTSWMERIKELVEGYSLENIWNMDESGCFFKALPAKGLVEKGKQAKGGKKSKLRLTVAFFVNAAGEKIDQPVVIWKSKVPRCFKKLKDPSRPANVHYFSNPKSWMTSQVMETVLARFNRKLLFEDRKVILFLDNATCHPESMIGQFSQIKIIFLPKNTTSRLQPLDAGIIQNFKVKYRKRLVKYVLARIQENKSATEIIKSVDILMAIQWVQDAWKEVRKRLRNFSFKIENNPQSKIISNREKNVY, encoded by the coding sequence ATGGCAATGTCGAAGCAGCAGCTTGCTGATAAACTAGCGAAGAAAACTTTATCATTAGATGATAAGATCAAGTTTTTGGATTTCGCCAAAAAAAATCCAGAACTTGGATGTAGAAAACTAGCAGACATTTACAAGATTGGAAAGACAGCCGCAGCAAATATTTTAAGAGACGAAAAGAAAATTCGTGAACAACATGAAATTTTTcgtgagaaaacaaaaaaacgtaacCGCCATGGCAAGTATCACAAGATAAATGAGATCTTATTCGAATGGTACAAAAGATGTTGCGCTTCTAACATCTACCCTAATGGTGTAATGCTTAAAGAGGAGGCGTTGGAAATTAAGGAAAAACTTCAGAACAGCGATTTTGATAATTTCTCCGCCTCTGACGGTTGGTTGGATCGTTGGAAAACAACATATTCCGTCAAAGAACGTCGTATTGTTGGTGAAGCTGGTGACGTTTCTACAGAAACGGTTACTTCCTGGATGGAGAGGATCAAAGAATTGGTTGAAGGTTATTCActagaaaatatttggaacatggaCGAGTCTGGCTGTTTTTTTAAAGCTCTACCGGCCAAAGGGTTAGTGGAAAAAGGAAAACAAGCAAAAGGTGGGAAAAAGTCAAAGCTTAGAttaactgtcgctttttttgtaaatgcagCTGGGGAAAAGATCGACCAGCCTGTTGTTATCTGGAAGAGTAAAGTCCcgcgttgttttaaaaaattgaaagatccATCGCGTCCAGCTAACGTTCACTACTTTTCAAATCCTAAATCTTGGATGACATCTCAAGTAATGGAAACTGTACTGGCACGTTTTAAcagaaaacttttatttgaGGACAGAAAAGTTATTCTTTTTCTGGACAACGCCACCTGTCATCCGGAGTCAATGATAGGCCAGTTTTCACAaatcaaaatcattttcttaCCGAAGAACACAACTTCAAGGCTTCAACCACTCGATGCGGGGATCATCCAAAACTTCAAGGTGAAGTACAGAAAAAGACTGGTCAAATACGTGCTTGCAAGGATCCAGGAGAATAAATCTGCAACTGAAATTATCAAGAGCGTAGACATACTTATGGCTATTCAATGGGTTCAAGATGCGTGGAAAGAAGTACGAAAAAGATTGAGGAACTTCAGcttcaaaatagaaaacaatccTCAATCAAAGATTATTTCAAATAGGGAGAAAAACGTGTATTGA